TTACTGACTCACATATGGGCGGATGGACTGCAGCTCGTCTGAAGTGGGCTGGCATTGACAACGTGATTTTCAAAGGCAAGAGCGACAAGCCTGTGTACCTTTATATCGAAGATGGCAAGGCAGAGATCCGCGACGCTTCTCAATTGTGGGGATTGAGCACTCGCGCGACAGTCCAAGCTTTGAAAGGTGTTCACGGCGAAGAAAACCTAAGTGTTATGACAATCGGCCAGGCTGGCGAAAACGGCGTACGTTTTGCTGGTTTCATGAACGAGCATGACCGCGCTGCAGGACGCGGCGGCACTGGTGCGGTTGCTGGCTACAAAAAGCTTAAGGCAATCGTCATCAAGGCAGCACAAAAGGGCAATATGCCTGAGCCTGCTCAGAAGGATGATTACAACCAGGCCAACAAGAAAGCGGTTAAGGCTATTCTTGAAGGCGGCTTGACTGCTCCAAACAAAGGCGGATTGTCCGTATATGGAACAAACGTCCTTACTAACTTGATCAATGAAGTGGGAGCGCTTCCAACACGCAACTCTCAATTGACACACTGGGATGAAGCTGAAAAGCACTCAGGCGAGTGGGTAAACGAGCATATTCTCGTTGCCAACAACACATGCCACGCTTGCCCGGTTGGCTGTAAAATCGAGGTTGAAGTCAAGGAAGGCAAATATAAGACTCGCGTTGAGAGCTTTGAGTTTGAATCTGCATGGGCACTTGGTGCGAACAGCGGATTGAGCGACTCTGAAGCAATCGCATACTTAATCGACATCTGTAATGAATATGGCATGGACACCATTGAGCTTGGCCACGCTATCTCTGTCACAATGGAAGCTTATGAAAAAGGCATCGTTGAAGAGAAGCTTGACTGGGGCGACGCTGACGGCATGATCGAAATCGCTCGCAAAATCGCATTCCGTGAAGGATTTGGCGGCATCCTGGCTGAAGGTCCTGCACGCGCGACAGCTGCATGGGGCGTTCCTGAACTGTCTATGTCAGTAAAAGGCCAGTCCATCCCAGCTTACGATCCACGCGGAATCCAGGGTATCGGCCTTGGCTATGCGACAAGTAACCGTGGTGCCTGCCACCTTCGCGGCTACACAATCGCATCTGAAATTGCCGGCATTCCTGAGCCAACTGACCGTACAGTAGCAGAAGGAAAAGCGGAGCTTCTGAATGTATTCCAGAACCTGCTTTCATTCTCTGACTCTATGAATATCTGTAAATTCTCTTCTTTCTCTGAAAATGCAGAGCACTATGCTGAGCAATACAGCACAATGACTGGCATTCCAATGACAGCAGACGATGTCATGCTTGCAGGGGAAAGAATTTACAACCTAGAGCGTTACTACAACAACCTAGCTGGCTTCAACAAGCGTGAGGATGACTTCCTGCCAAAACGCTTTACTGAAGAAGGCGCATCAGGCAACAGTGAAGGCCTCGTTTCTCGCATGGATATCATGCTTGATGACTACTATAATGTCCGCGGCTGGAAAGATGGCGTCGTTACAGAAGAAAAACTTCGCGAACTGGGTATCATTGGCGAAGAAACAGCTCCAGCTACAGAAGAAGTTTAATATTATTGAAGAGAACCAGGCGATTTTGCCTGGTTTTTGTTTTTTGATCGACTTGAATAAAAGAGGATGGAGC
The window above is part of the Mesobacillus jeotgali genome. Proteins encoded here:
- a CDS encoding aldehyde ferredoxin oxidoreductase family protein; translated protein: MNFGGFKNKEVLVDLSNGTVDYRGINEDDVKKYIGGRGLGVKYVLDNGPEVEPLSEENILCIMTGPVTGSRSSMSGRLAVVTKSPLTGTVTDSHMGGWTAARLKWAGIDNVIFKGKSDKPVYLYIEDGKAEIRDASQLWGLSTRATVQALKGVHGEENLSVMTIGQAGENGVRFAGFMNEHDRAAGRGGTGAVAGYKKLKAIVIKAAQKGNMPEPAQKDDYNQANKKAVKAILEGGLTAPNKGGLSVYGTNVLTNLINEVGALPTRNSQLTHWDEAEKHSGEWVNEHILVANNTCHACPVGCKIEVEVKEGKYKTRVESFEFESAWALGANSGLSDSEAIAYLIDICNEYGMDTIELGHAISVTMEAYEKGIVEEKLDWGDADGMIEIARKIAFREGFGGILAEGPARATAAWGVPELSMSVKGQSIPAYDPRGIQGIGLGYATSNRGACHLRGYTIASEIAGIPEPTDRTVAEGKAELLNVFQNLLSFSDSMNICKFSSFSENAEHYAEQYSTMTGIPMTADDVMLAGERIYNLERYYNNLAGFNKREDDFLPKRFTEEGASGNSEGLVSRMDIMLDDYYNVRGWKDGVVTEEKLRELGIIGEETAPATEEV